One genomic region from Frateuria soli encodes:
- a CDS encoding metallophosphoesterase family protein → MREVTGTMLRVGLISDTHGLLRPAAVDFLRGCQRIVHAGDIGDPVILEALMAIAPLTVVRGNNDRDGALARLPETATLEVGRVRLYVLHDLKELAIDPPAEGIHVVVSGHSHKPLVEERAGVLYVNPGSAGRRRFKLPIGVGELLIDGHEVTPRIVELAG, encoded by the coding sequence ATGCGGGAGGTGACCGGCACGATGCTCCGCGTGGGCCTGATTTCCGACACCCACGGCCTGCTGCGCCCGGCGGCAGTGGACTTCCTGCGTGGATGCCAGCGCATCGTCCATGCAGGTGACATCGGCGACCCCGTGATCCTGGAGGCGCTGATGGCCATCGCCCCGTTGACCGTCGTACGCGGCAACAACGACCGCGACGGGGCACTCGCCCGCTTGCCGGAAACGGCAACGCTCGAAGTGGGCCGGGTGCGGCTGTACGTGTTGCATGACCTCAAGGAGCTGGCGATCGATCCGCCCGCGGAAGGCATCCACGTGGTGGTTTCGGGGCATTCGCACAAACCGCTGGTCGAGGAACGCGCAGGCGTGCTCTACGTCAATCCCGGCAGCGCCGGGCGGCGGCGGTTCAAGCTGCCGATCGGCGTGGGCGAGCTGCTCATCGACGGGCACGAGGTGACGCCCCGGATCGTGGAACTGGCTGGCTAG
- a CDS encoding oxygenase MpaB family protein, with product MASPLHLLHRAAHEPIRRWVLDAFPRDPDGTLDYDHPHGDPGLFGPDSVTWRIHADFTGMLAGGLAALMMQTLHPLALAGVWDHSNFRGDLVGRLRRTTTFVGATTYAPRAAAEGLIEHVRRIHGFVRGTDEDGTPYSADDPSLLTWVHVTEAHSFLAGYRRFAHHAVPRAIADRYYDEARRVAEALGARDVPASEGEVADYFTAIQPRLAYTDRSREVLRILAGVRLPVPFAGLSRDIFLNAGIMLLPAWASDLLRHTPRQRQNARLAARLLWSMAPAFRAALKESGVVSRSCRRMGVAPEAMRRWPVSAFRQS from the coding sequence ATGGCCTCGCCCCTGCACCTGCTTCACCGCGCCGCGCATGAGCCGATCCGCCGCTGGGTGCTGGACGCGTTCCCGCGCGATCCCGACGGCACGCTGGACTACGACCATCCGCACGGCGATCCGGGCTTGTTCGGTCCGGACAGCGTGACCTGGCGCATCCATGCCGACTTCACCGGCATGCTCGCCGGCGGACTGGCCGCACTGATGATGCAGACGCTGCATCCGCTGGCGCTGGCCGGCGTGTGGGACCACTCGAACTTCCGCGGTGACCTGGTCGGGCGCCTGCGCCGCACCACCACGTTCGTCGGGGCCACGACGTACGCGCCCCGCGCGGCGGCCGAAGGCCTGATCGAGCATGTGCGCCGGATCCATGGCTTCGTGCGCGGCACGGACGAAGACGGCACGCCCTACTCGGCGGACGATCCCTCCCTGCTGACCTGGGTGCACGTCACCGAGGCGCACAGTTTCCTCGCCGGCTACCGTCGCTTTGCCCATCATGCGGTGCCACGCGCCATCGCCGATCGCTACTACGACGAAGCGCGCCGCGTCGCCGAGGCGCTCGGTGCGCGCGACGTGCCCGCCTCGGAGGGCGAGGTGGCGGACTACTTCACCGCGATACAGCCGCGCCTGGCCTATACCGACCGCTCCCGCGAGGTCCTGCGCATCCTCGCCGGCGTCCGCCTTCCCGTGCCGTTCGCCGGCCTTTCCCGCGACATCTTCCTCAACGCCGGCATCATGCTGCTGCCCGCGTGGGCGAGCGACCTGCTGCGCCACACGCCCCGCCAGCGCCAGAACGCGCGCCTGGCCGCGCGGTTGCTGTGGTCGATGGCACCGGCCTTCCGCGCCGCGCTGAAGGAGAGCGGGGTGGTCAGCCGCTCGTGTCGGCGGATGGGCGTGGCGCCCGAGGCGATGCGCCGCTGGCCTGTGTCCGCCTTCCGGCAGAGCTAG
- a CDS encoding EamA family transporter: protein MSSRSAAPVALAVLMLLVSMVSYQCGASLAKHLFPQVGAQGATAYRLGLSALVMLLWRRPWRRAGSGRDWRALWGYGLAIGAMNLVFYMSLRTIPLGIAVALEFTGPLALALFGSRRPLDFVWIALVIAGLVLLLPLHTQVGALDPGGVMYALAAGVGWALYIVLGKKVGATHGGDAVTLGISIGALLVIPFGAAHAGVALLSPSLLPYALGVALLSSALPYSLEMVALTRLPARTFSTLLSLEPAIAAMAGAALLGQQLSLMQWAAIVAIIVAAAGTAASVQRPVTASEPLVN from the coding sequence ATGTCATCCCGTTCCGCCGCCCCGGTCGCGCTCGCCGTCCTCATGCTGCTGGTCAGCATGGTCTCGTACCAGTGTGGCGCATCGCTCGCCAAGCACTTGTTCCCGCAGGTGGGCGCGCAGGGGGCGACCGCCTACCGGCTGGGGCTGAGTGCGCTGGTCATGTTGCTGTGGCGGCGGCCGTGGCGGCGGGCGGGCAGCGGTCGCGACTGGCGCGCGCTGTGGGGCTACGGGCTTGCGATCGGCGCGATGAACCTGGTGTTCTACATGTCGCTGCGCACGATCCCCCTGGGTATCGCGGTCGCGCTGGAGTTCACCGGGCCGCTGGCGCTGGCGCTGTTCGGATCGCGCCGGCCGCTGGACTTCGTCTGGATCGCGCTGGTGATCGCCGGGCTGGTCCTGCTGCTGCCGCTGCACACGCAGGTCGGGGCGCTCGATCCGGGCGGGGTGATGTACGCGCTGGCCGCCGGCGTGGGCTGGGCGCTGTACATCGTGCTGGGGAAAAAGGTCGGCGCGACTCATGGCGGGGATGCGGTCACGCTGGGCATCTCGATCGGCGCCCTGCTGGTGATTCCGTTCGGCGCCGCACATGCAGGCGTGGCGCTGCTGTCGCCATCCCTGCTGCCGTACGCGCTCGGCGTCGCACTGCTCAGCTCGGCGCTGCCGTACTCGCTGGAGATGGTCGCGCTGACCCGGTTGCCAGCGCGCACGTTCAGCACGCTGTTGAGCCTGGAACCGGCGATCGCGGCGATGGCTGGCGCGGCGCTGCTGGGCCAGCAGCTGAGTCTCATGCAATGGGCGGCGATCGTGGCGATCATCGTGGCTGCGGCCGGCACGGCCGCCAGCGTGCAGCGGCCCGTCACGGCGTCGGAGCCGCTGGTCAACTGA
- the htpG gene encoding molecular chaperone HtpG: MTASTETRKFEAEVAQVLHLVTHSLYSHKEIFLRELVSNASDACDKLRFESIAHPELLAGEGELHIDVSWDEKARTVTVRDNGIGMNRDEVVANIGTIASSGTRRFLEAMSGEQKGDARLIGQFGVGFYSAFVVADRVTVLTRRAGAAAGEGVKWESDGKGEYSLEQVELGERGTAVILHLKADEDEFLKRWQLASLIRKYSDHVAFPIRMPKEKDGQPTDEWETINDAGALWTRPKSEISDEDYISFYKSLGHDFNDPLAWTHNRVEGSQSFTTLLYLPAQPPFDLMMGGRDERKGLKLYIKRVFIMDAAEELLPNYLRFVRGVVDADDLPLNVSREILQHNRQLDRIKAACVKRVLDLIEKLARDEPEKFATFYKAFGNTLKEGIAEDANNRERIAKLLRFASTRSEGAGPTVGFDDYIGRMKVGQDAIWYITADSYAAAAGSPQLEAFKARDIEVLLMSERIDEWMLGSLSEYDGRKLQSVAKGEVPLDEADRKKQEEAAKAAEPLLAKMRELLGDRVGDVKVSARLTDSPSCLALSDYEMAPHLARLLREAGHDMPQSKPTLEINPQHPLVRRVEAEPDADTARDLAMLLLDQAEIAAGAQLPDPAAFVQRMNRVLLG, translated from the coding sequence ATGACCGCATCCACCGAAACCCGCAAATTCGAAGCCGAAGTCGCCCAGGTCCTGCACCTGGTCACCCACTCGCTCTACTCGCACAAGGAAATCTTCCTGCGCGAGCTCGTCTCCAACGCCTCCGACGCCTGCGACAAGCTGCGCTTCGAGTCGATCGCGCACCCCGAGCTGCTGGCCGGCGAGGGCGAACTGCACATCGACGTGAGCTGGGACGAGAAGGCGCGCACCGTCACCGTGCGCGACAATGGCATCGGCATGAACCGCGACGAGGTGGTCGCGAACATCGGCACCATCGCCAGTTCCGGCACGCGGCGCTTCCTGGAAGCCATGAGCGGCGAGCAGAAGGGCGACGCGCGCCTGATCGGCCAGTTCGGCGTGGGCTTCTACTCGGCCTTCGTGGTGGCCGACAGGGTCACCGTGCTGACCCGCCGCGCCGGCGCGGCGGCGGGCGAGGGCGTGAAGTGGGAGAGCGACGGCAAGGGCGAGTACTCGCTCGAACAGGTCGAGCTCGGCGAGCGAGGCACCGCCGTGATCCTGCACCTGAAGGCCGACGAGGACGAATTCCTCAAGCGCTGGCAGCTCGCGTCGCTGATCCGCAAGTACTCCGACCACGTCGCCTTCCCGATCCGCATGCCCAAGGAGAAGGATGGCCAGCCCACCGACGAGTGGGAAACCATCAATGACGCCGGCGCGCTCTGGACCCGCCCCAAGAGCGAGATCAGCGACGAGGACTACATCAGCTTCTACAAGTCGCTCGGCCACGACTTCAACGATCCGCTCGCGTGGACGCACAACCGTGTCGAGGGCAGCCAGAGCTTCACCACGCTGCTTTACCTGCCGGCGCAGCCGCCGTTCGACCTGATGATGGGCGGGCGCGACGAGCGCAAGGGCCTGAAGCTGTACATCAAGCGCGTCTTCATCATGGACGCGGCCGAGGAGCTGCTGCCCAACTACCTGCGCTTCGTGCGCGGCGTGGTCGACGCAGACGACCTGCCGCTCAACGTCAGCCGCGAGATCCTGCAGCACAACCGCCAGCTGGACCGCATCAAGGCCGCCTGTGTCAAGCGCGTGCTGGACCTGATCGAGAAGCTGGCCCGCGACGAGCCGGAGAAGTTCGCGACCTTCTACAAGGCCTTCGGCAACACGCTCAAGGAAGGTATCGCCGAGGACGCCAACAACCGCGAACGCATCGCGAAGTTGCTGCGCTTCGCCTCCACCCGCAGCGAGGGCGCGGGCCCGACGGTGGGGTTCGACGATTACATCGGCCGCATGAAGGTCGGCCAGGACGCGATCTGGTACATCACCGCCGACAGCTACGCCGCCGCCGCCGGCAGCCCGCAGCTGGAAGCGTTCAAGGCCAGGGACATCGAGGTGCTGCTGATGTCCGAGCGCATCGACGAATGGATGCTCGGCTCGCTGAGCGAGTACGACGGCAGGAAGCTGCAGAGCGTCGCCAAGGGCGAGGTGCCGCTGGACGAGGCCGACCGCAAGAAGCAGGAGGAAGCCGCCAAGGCGGCCGAGCCCCTGCTGGCGAAGATGAGGGAACTGCTCGGCGACCGCGTCGGCGACGTCAAGGTGTCCGCACGCCTCACCGACAGCCCCTCGTGCCTGGCCCTGTCGGACTACGAGATGGCCCCGCACCTGGCGCGCCTGCTGCGCGAAGCCGGCCACGACATGCCCCAGTCCAAGCCCACGCTCGAGATCAATCCGCAGCACCCGCTGGTTCGGCGCGTGGAAGCGGAGCCCGACGCGGATACGGCCAGGGACCTGGCCATGCTGCTGCTGGACCAGGCCGAGATCGCCGCGGGTGCGCAGCTGCCCGATCCGGCTGCGTTCGTGCAGCGGATGAACCGCGTGCTGCTCGGGTAG
- the htpX gene encoding protease HtpX, whose translation MRRIVLFLATNIAVLLLLSIVCRLFGIDQWAAARGYGGMTGLLVYAAVFGMGGAFISLAMSKTIAKYSTGARVIEQPQTEAERWLVDTVRRHAQAAGIGMPEVAIYDAPEMNAFATGMTRNNSLVAVSSGLLQQMDREQVSAVLGHEIGHVANGDMVTLTLIQGVLNTLVILAARVVGNLVDSWLNGGRDNRGGIGIGYFVTVMVLQIVFGLFASMIVAAFSRWREFRADRAGAQLAGRGSMISALQRLKGDHGETTLPKAMAAFGISGHMAAGLQRLFMSHPPLDERIAALQAARA comes from the coding sequence GTGCGTCGAATCGTCCTCTTCCTTGCCACCAACATCGCCGTCCTCCTGCTGCTGAGCATCGTCTGCCGCCTGTTCGGCATCGACCAGTGGGCGGCAGCCCGCGGCTACGGCGGCATGACCGGCCTGCTGGTCTACGCCGCCGTGTTCGGCATGGGCGGTGCCTTCATTTCGCTGGCGATGTCCAAGACCATCGCCAAGTACTCCACCGGCGCCCGCGTGATCGAGCAGCCGCAGACCGAGGCCGAGCGCTGGCTGGTCGACACGGTGCGCCGGCACGCCCAGGCCGCCGGCATCGGCATGCCGGAGGTGGCGATCTACGACGCGCCGGAGATGAACGCCTTCGCCACCGGCATGACCAGGAACAACTCGCTGGTGGCGGTCAGCTCCGGCCTGCTGCAGCAGATGGACCGCGAGCAGGTATCGGCCGTGCTCGGCCACGAGATCGGCCACGTGGCCAACGGCGACATGGTGACCCTCACCCTGATCCAGGGCGTGCTCAACACGCTGGTGATCCTCGCCGCGCGCGTGGTCGGCAACCTGGTGGACAGCTGGCTCAACGGTGGCCGCGACAATCGCGGCGGCATCGGCATCGGCTATTTCGTGACGGTGATGGTGCTGCAGATCGTCTTCGGCCTGTTCGCCTCGATGATCGTGGCCGCCTTCTCGCGCTGGCGCGAGTTCCGCGCCGACCGCGCGGGTGCGCAGCTGGCCGGCCGCGGGTCGATGATCTCCGCGCTGCAGCGGCTGAAGGGCGATCACGGCGAAACCACGCTGCCCAAGGCGATGGCCGCCTTCGGCATCTCCGGCCACATGGCCGCGGGCCTGCAGCGCCTGTTCATGAGCCACCCCCCGCTGGACGAGCGCATCGCCGCGCTGCAGGCGGCGCGCGCCTGA
- the gluQRS gene encoding tRNA glutamyl-Q(34) synthetase GluQRS, whose product MTYCGRFAPSPTGLLHFGSLVAAVGSWLCARHADGRWLLRMEDIDPPREAPGSAQAILAALPAFGLVADAPPLFQSQRRDAYDAAFEQLRAADRVFPCWCSRAQLAAEGGMHRDGRCIAPPEPDRPPAWRLRVPDVTIAFDDALQGPQRQNLRDEAGDFVIRRVEGYYAYQLACVVDDAFQGVTEVVRGNDLLDSTPRQIWLQQCLGLPTPAYRHLPLALDARGHKLSKSDQAHPLDSAEPLPALRRALAFLDVHTAAGAHSPAALLGAALEHFDPARLPHLAARAL is encoded by the coding sequence ATGACCTACTGCGGCCGCTTCGCCCCGTCCCCCACCGGCCTGCTGCACTTCGGCTCGCTGGTGGCCGCGGTGGGCAGCTGGCTGTGCGCGCGGCATGCGGACGGGCGCTGGCTGCTGCGCATGGAGGACATCGATCCGCCGCGCGAGGCGCCGGGCTCGGCGCAGGCGATCCTGGCCGCGCTGCCGGCGTTCGGACTGGTCGCCGACGCGCCGCCGCTGTTCCAGTCGCAGCGCCGCGATGCCTATGACGCCGCCTTCGAGCAACTGCGTGCCGCGGACCGGGTGTTCCCCTGCTGGTGCAGTCGGGCGCAACTGGCGGCGGAGGGCGGAATGCACCGCGATGGCCGCTGCATCGCCCCGCCCGAGCCGGACCGCCCGCCAGCCTGGCGACTGCGCGTACCGGACGTGACGATCGCCTTCGACGACGCGCTGCAGGGCCCGCAGCGACAGAACCTCCGCGACGAAGCCGGCGACTTCGTCATCCGCCGCGTGGAGGGTTACTACGCCTATCAGCTGGCCTGTGTCGTGGACGACGCCTTCCAGGGTGTCACCGAGGTGGTGCGCGGCAACGACCTGCTCGATTCCACCCCGCGGCAGATCTGGCTGCAGCAATGTCTGGGGCTGCCGACACCGGCGTATCGGCACCTGCCGCTGGCGCTGGATGCGCGGGGGCACAAGCTGTCCAAGTCCGACCAGGCGCATCCGCTGGATTCGGCCGAGCCGCTGCCGGCGCTGCGCCGGGCGCTGGCGTTCCTGGACGTCCATACGGCCGCGGGTGCGCACAGTCCGGCGGCGCTGCTCGGAGCCGCGCTCGAGCATTTCGACCCGGCCCGCCTGCCCCACCTGGCCGCGCGAGCCTTGTAG
- the phbB gene encoding acetoacetyl-CoA reductase, whose product MNPRTALVTGGTGGIGTAIVRYLARQGHRVATNYRDEARAQAWRERMTAEGIEVCMVPGDVAEPDSAAAMVRAVEAQCGPVQILVNNAGITRDTTFHKMDYQQWSEVVNTNLNACFNVTRPVIEGMRARRWGRIVQISSINGQKGQYGQANYAAAKAGMHGFTISLAQENAKFGITVNTVSPGYVATDMVMAVPEEVREKIVAQIPIGRLGKPEEIAHAVAFFTTDEASWITGTNLAINGGHYMGW is encoded by the coding sequence ATGAACCCACGCACTGCACTGGTCACCGGCGGCACGGGCGGCATCGGCACCGCGATCGTCCGCTACCTGGCCCGCCAGGGGCACCGCGTCGCCACCAACTACCGCGACGAAGCCAGGGCGCAGGCCTGGCGCGAGCGCATGACTGCGGAAGGCATCGAGGTGTGCATGGTGCCGGGCGACGTGGCCGAGCCGGATTCGGCCGCCGCCATGGTGCGTGCAGTGGAAGCGCAGTGCGGCCCGGTGCAGATCCTGGTCAACAACGCCGGCATCACCCGCGACACCACCTTCCACAAGATGGACTACCAGCAGTGGAGCGAGGTGGTGAACACCAACCTCAACGCCTGTTTCAACGTCACCCGACCGGTGATCGAAGGCATGCGGGCGCGCCGCTGGGGGCGCATCGTGCAGATCAGCTCGATCAACGGCCAGAAGGGCCAGTATGGCCAGGCCAACTACGCGGCGGCCAAGGCCGGCATGCACGGCTTCACCATTTCGCTGGCGCAGGAGAACGCGAAGTTCGGCATTACGGTGAACACGGTTTCGCCCGGCTACGTCGCGACCGACATGGTGATGGCGGTGCCCGAGGAGGTACGCGAGAAGATCGTGGCGCAGATTCCGATCGGCCGGCTCGGCAAGCCGGAGGAGATAGCGCACGCCGTGGCGTTCTTCACCACCGACGAGGCCAGCTGGATCACCGGGACGAATCTCGCGATCAACGGTGGGCATTACATGGGGTGGTAG
- a CDS encoding tRNA threonylcarbamoyladenosine dehydratase encodes MSGPHYPAERFEGVERLYGRGTIERLMDAHVCVIGIGGVGSWAVEALARSGVGRLTLIDADEVCLSNTNRQLHALDGQWGKPKVGVMAERAHAINPRIRLEAIERFLTTATLDELLDRGYDVVLDACDAFRVKLEAIAWCRRRKLPMVTVGSAGGRTDPTQIRVRDLSRTEHDAMFSLIRKKLRQDFNFPRNPDRYFGVSAVYSLQNVQYPQPDGSVCGLRPPGGDSLNLACGGGLGAATHITGAFAFAAVGKVLEKVLEK; translated from the coding sequence ATGAGCGGGCCGCATTACCCGGCCGAGCGCTTCGAGGGCGTCGAGCGCCTGTACGGCCGGGGCACCATCGAGCGCCTGATGGACGCCCACGTCTGCGTGATCGGCATCGGCGGGGTCGGTTCCTGGGCGGTCGAAGCGCTGGCGCGCAGCGGCGTGGGGCGGCTGACCCTGATCGACGCCGACGAGGTGTGCCTGTCCAATACCAACCGCCAGCTGCACGCTCTGGACGGCCAGTGGGGCAAGCCCAAGGTCGGCGTGATGGCCGAGCGCGCACACGCGATCAACCCCCGCATCCGGCTGGAGGCGATCGAGCGCTTCCTCACCACGGCCACGCTGGATGAACTGCTGGATCGCGGCTACGACGTGGTACTGGATGCCTGCGATGCCTTCCGCGTGAAGCTGGAGGCGATCGCCTGGTGCCGCCGGCGCAAGCTGCCGATGGTCACCGTCGGTTCGGCCGGCGGGCGCACCGATCCGACCCAGATCCGCGTGCGCGACCTCTCCCGAACCGAGCACGATGCGATGTTCAGCCTTATCCGCAAGAAGCTTCGACAGGATTTCAACTTTCCGCGCAACCCTGACCGCTACTTCGGCGTGTCGGCCGTGTATTCGCTGCAGAACGTGCAGTATCCGCAGCCGGACGGCTCGGTCTGCGGCCTGCGCCCGCCGGGCGGAGACTCGCTGAACCTCGCCTGCGGCGGCGGGCTGGGGGCGGCGACGCACATCACCGGGGCGTTTGCGTTCGCGGCGGTGGGGAAGGTGCTGGAGAAGGTGCTGGAGAAGTAG
- a CDS encoding cytochrome c — translation MNARSALLILLGLVIGVLGTVFAMKALSDRNPMPHAVMTVMGHHMGALGQAVKTKQCDAAQINDHLLRLQSTASDIPVAFPGAEQDFLDHAGRLRTALQGAVQAHPTDCAGLAQAIKPVGDACKSCHQQYR, via the coding sequence ATGAATGCACGTTCCGCACTGCTGATCCTGCTCGGCCTGGTCATCGGCGTCCTCGGCACCGTATTCGCGATGAAAGCGTTGTCCGACCGCAACCCGATGCCGCATGCGGTGATGACGGTAATGGGCCACCACATGGGCGCGCTCGGCCAGGCGGTCAAGACAAAGCAGTGCGACGCCGCGCAGATCAACGATCACCTGCTGCGCCTGCAGTCGACCGCGTCGGACATCCCCGTCGCCTTCCCCGGCGCCGAGCAGGACTTTCTGGATCATGCCGGCCGCCTGCGCACGGCCCTGCAGGGGGCGGTGCAGGCGCATCCGACCGATTGCGCCGGGCTGGCCCAGGCGATCAAGCCGGTCGGCGACGCCTGCAAGTCCTGTCACCAGCAATACCGGTAA
- a CDS encoding sensor histidine kinase → MSTPGMTRASRRRRSRLQQLRRRVDNAMFTRARYAQPMMPVMCLLGGLFMPLYWFLWTYVLPQPYSNLGLHVAGCVALLPLALQRWWPRSFKPWLPLYWYAVITFVLPFFFGYLMLRNGGTIVWIGAHLFSIFITMMLFDLASFALIYSLGTALAALVFELGPHDAWPLHALQQYAPVLALTLILGPLASLSQKFADEAKVKALIGASNNIAHELRTPLGSVQMAGRAIGRYLPNLLESHRVAERAGLPVAALRAPHLQALQRGIAVIEHEVSHAHTVIDMLLMAAKPMGKLQFEPLQARACVAKALARYPYASQAERERVRLSAEPTDFVLMGSETLLTHVLFNLLRNALFHTGRAGKGEIDVSLDSDAGGHCIRVRDTGPGIPPDVLPRIFNRFYSYSEGRDGDGLGIGLAFSQNAVERMGGRISCRSRWGEYTEFFVTFPPCVPSGQGPSA, encoded by the coding sequence ATGTCGACGCCAGGGATGACCCGCGCATCGCGCCGCCGCCGTTCGCGGCTGCAGCAGTTGCGGCGGCGGGTGGACAACGCGATGTTCACCCGGGCGCGCTACGCACAGCCGATGATGCCGGTGATGTGCCTGCTCGGCGGCCTGTTCATGCCGCTGTACTGGTTCCTGTGGACCTACGTGCTGCCGCAGCCCTACAGCAACCTGGGGCTGCACGTGGCCGGCTGCGTGGCGCTGCTGCCGCTGGCGTTGCAGCGCTGGTGGCCGCGTTCGTTCAAGCCGTGGCTGCCGCTGTACTGGTACGCGGTGATCACCTTCGTGCTGCCGTTCTTCTTCGGCTACCTGATGCTGCGCAACGGCGGCACGATCGTCTGGATCGGCGCGCACCTGTTCTCGATCTTCATCACGATGATGCTGTTCGACCTGGCGAGTTTCGCGCTCATCTACAGCCTGGGAACGGCACTGGCCGCACTGGTGTTCGAGCTCGGACCGCACGATGCCTGGCCGCTGCACGCGCTGCAGCAGTACGCGCCGGTGCTGGCGCTGACGCTGATCCTGGGGCCGCTGGCAAGCCTTTCGCAGAAATTCGCCGACGAGGCCAAGGTCAAGGCGCTGATCGGCGCCTCCAACAACATCGCGCACGAACTTCGCACGCCGCTGGGTTCGGTGCAGATGGCCGGCCGCGCGATCGGCCGCTACCTCCCCAACCTGCTGGAGAGCCACCGCGTGGCCGAGCGTGCCGGCCTGCCGGTGGCCGCGCTGCGCGCCCCGCACCTGCAGGCGTTGCAGCGTGGCATTGCCGTGATCGAGCACGAGGTCAGCCACGCGCACACCGTGATCGACATGCTGCTCATGGCCGCCAAGCCGATGGGCAAGCTGCAGTTCGAGCCGCTGCAGGCGCGTGCCTGCGTGGCAAAGGCGCTGGCACGCTATCCGTACGCCTCGCAGGCCGAGCGCGAACGCGTGCGGCTGTCGGCCGAGCCGACCGACTTCGTACTGATGGGGTCGGAAACCCTGCTCACCCACGTGCTCTTCAACCTGTTGCGCAACGCTCTGTTCCACACCGGGCGCGCCGGCAAGGGCGAGATCGACGTGAGCCTGGACAGCGACGCCGGCGGCCACTGCATCCGCGTGCGCGATACCGGCCCGGGCATCCCGCCGGACGTGCTGCCGCGCATCTTCAACCGCTTCTACTCCTACAGCGAAGGCCGCGACGGCGACGGCCTGGGTATCGGCCTGGCCTTCTCCCAGAATGCCGTCGAGCGCATGGGCGGGCGCATCAGCTGTCGCTCGCGCTGGGGCGAGTACACCGAGTTCTTCGTGACGTTTCCGCCATGCGTGCCATCTGGACAGGGACCTTCGGCATGA
- a CDS encoding response regulator — MSIDFHGDILPFYFPTTTLVVDDHEKYLDSMPLLLDPALRLRSYSSPRKALAELGSHGIRAVPGGGWMYHWKDRSSQTRELVALDIDSIHRVMFDPERFAEVSVVVVDLTMPEMDGISFCRELANPHIGKILLTGTADDCTAIEAFNAGVIDRFIRKSDPQAIDKLQLGIRALQRRYFERVGGFVAEALALGNVRFLRDKAFQQAFRDLVGEFPAVECYLHVNPTGMLLLDERGRGRFVLVQTDEDLRAHYEIASDLGAPPELLAALREGDRLPWFGEGDGYYREGIRQPEALLHQAVTVRGEQWYHLALIEDVSRFQLGKLRNYHDWLGEQDQALGT; from the coding sequence ATGAGCATCGATTTCCACGGCGACATCCTGCCGTTCTACTTCCCGACCACCACGCTGGTGGTGGACGACCACGAGAAGTACCTCGACAGCATGCCGTTGCTGCTCGACCCGGCGTTGCGCCTGCGCAGCTACAGTTCACCGCGCAAGGCACTGGCGGAGCTGGGCAGCCACGGCATCCGCGCGGTGCCCGGCGGCGGCTGGATGTACCACTGGAAGGACCGTTCCTCGCAGACGCGCGAGCTGGTCGCGCTGGACATCGACTCCATCCACAGGGTGATGTTCGACCCGGAGCGTTTCGCCGAGGTGTCGGTCGTGGTGGTCGATCTGACCATGCCCGAGATGGACGGTATTTCCTTCTGCCGGGAGCTGGCCAACCCGCACATCGGCAAGATCCTGCTCACCGGCACCGCCGACGACTGCACCGCCATCGAGGCGTTCAACGCCGGCGTGATCGACCGCTTCATCCGCAAGAGCGATCCGCAGGCGATCGACAAGCTGCAGCTGGGCATCCGCGCCTTGCAGCGTCGCTACTTCGAGCGCGTGGGTGGCTTCGTCGCCGAGGCGCTGGCGCTGGGCAACGTGCGGTTCCTGCGCGACAAGGCGTTCCAGCAGGCTTTCCGCGACCTGGTCGGCGAGTTCCCGGCGGTGGAGTGCTACCTGCACGTCAACCCGACCGGCATGCTGCTGCTGGACGAGCGCGGGCGTGGCCGCTTCGTGCTGGTGCAGACCGACGAAGACCTGCGGGCGCACTACGAGATCGCCAGCGACCTGGGCGCACCGCCAGAGCTGCTGGCCGCGCTGCGCGAAGGCGACCGGCTGCCCTGGTTCGGCGAGGGCGACGGCTACTACCGCGAGGGCATCCGCCAACCGGAGGCGCTGCTGCATCAGGCGGTGACCGTGCGCGGCGAGCAGTGGTACCACCTGGCGCTGATCGAGGATGTCTCGCGCTTCCAGCTGGGCAAGCTGCGCAACTACCACGACTGGCTCGGCGAGCAGGACCAGGCGCTGGGCACCTGA
- a CDS encoding DUF962 domain-containing protein has protein sequence MSEFARFRDFYPYYLSEHRNSACRRLHFAGSTLVLLLIGVAIATRDARWLWLAPLAGYGFAWIGHFVFEKNRPATFRHPLYSLAGDWVMYWDVLRGRQRL, from the coding sequence ATGTCCGAATTCGCCCGCTTCCGCGACTTCTACCCGTATTACCTCAGCGAGCACCGCAATTCCGCCTGCCGCCGGCTGCACTTCGCCGGCAGCACGCTGGTGCTGCTGTTGATCGGCGTGGCGATCGCCACGCGCGACGCGCGCTGGCTGTGGCTGGCGCCGCTGGCCGGCTACGGCTTCGCCTGGATCGGGCACTTCGTGTTCGAGAAGAACCGTCCGGCCACCTTCCGCCATCCGCTCTACAGTCTGGCCGGCGACTGGGTGATGTACTGGGACGTCCTGCGCGGTCGCCAGCGGCTGTAG